TAAACATTCGAACAACGAACGGCGAAGTCTTCACTGAAAGTAATTAAGAAGTGTGTTTTGATTTTGATGCTGTTTCAATACTTTTAATCCCGAGGAATCGGGAAAATCAATTACTCACAAAACTATTTATTTTCAAATGTGTTCGTGATATCACTTTGTTAAGTTCATTACATTCAGTTATCAATTCTTTTACTCGTTGTTCTGATTTATAAATTTTTGCTCTATGCATTATTCTCAAGCAATTGTATGACTCTCTCAATTCTTTCAGACATACTTTCATCTTATGAAGAAAATCATTTTTAGACTCAGCGCTTTTTGCTTCTCCATAATTTAATGATGGAGATGTACCTGACCGTAACAATTGTCCTCCGAGATGAGTTGCTGATTTTGTATTGGACAAACTTTCAATAAAAAATATTATGT
The Bacteroidales bacterium genome window above contains:
- a CDS encoding four helix bundle protein, with the protein product IIFFIESLSNTKSATHLGGQLLRSGTSPSLNYGEAKSAESKNDFLHKMKVCLKELRESYNCLRIMHRAKIYKSEQRVKELITECNELNKVISRTHLKINSFVSN